A genomic region of Bactrocera dorsalis isolate Fly_Bdor chromosome 3, ASM2337382v1, whole genome shotgun sequence contains the following coding sequences:
- the LOC105226192 gene encoding uncharacterized protein LOC105226192, with the protein MKTTVQICVLFALFAVAFAWSSTWGVRNATDVLLFSKNVFKPAIVNQVQYIYFDIPETLESNNSVISAIYLQDQFKNSSGPSNNLYYGGPGWTYASIQMRTYTSVGLNVTFVVYGQRNYY; encoded by the exons ATGAAGACTACCGTGCAAATTTGTGTGCTCTTCGCACTTTTCGCAGTCGCCTTTGCTTGGAGCTCGACTTGGGGTGTACGCAATGCCACTGATGTACTCTTATTCAGTAAGAACGTATTTAAACCAGCTATAGTCAATCAAGTACAGTACATTTATTTTGACATACCCGAAACG TTGGAAAGCAATAACAGCGTTATCAGTGCCATATATTTGCAAGACCAGTTCAAAAATAGTTCAGGTCCGTCGAACAACTTATATTACGGTGGACCTGGTTGGACTTATGCCTCTATACAGATGAGAACATATACTAGTGTTGGTCTAAACGTTACTTTTGTGGTTTATGgacaaagaaattattattaa